In a single window of the Pleurodeles waltl isolate 20211129_DDA chromosome 4_2, aPleWal1.hap1.20221129, whole genome shotgun sequence genome:
- the LOC138293381 gene encoding uncharacterized protein yields the protein MFDVVVLEQFLDALPSSTRNWVRQHPELSNETAIELACAFHRSPDFKANPSRNPVPASMCPGVGKVLLPCPLTSHEPERICIPIPNPASYPTNGPQCYNCSEWGHIARFCPQKKDVEEPMEIGVTKGRVFWAGETKLTYTLPILLNGQEKVALVDSGCSQSVIRQDLVSPRQTVPQAHVLIACVHGDQSYYPVAMIKFQWRGEEEPLRVRVSPHLEEDIIIGTDYTAFTRLLSKAGEEHTMRKWWEEIPYDTEIAETRPVKPHLSRRQKRNQRQLHWEENCGNSDEPEVTGKVLHSPGRAMVNAVFLSRHPVPERHLQTLSRGSVCDGSFRSDPHFPRTCADSTFVAPEVTQDSSAGIGCLTTPRDLRGFKRRLPPLAGERAGNRSWKAPEFLDTEEQTTEEDAEIRKEEAAPWRSGTPPESEPTETLEDVR from the exons ATGTTCGATGTCGTAGTactggaacaattcctggatgccctACCGTCTTCCACAAGGAACTGGGTTCGCCAACATCCCGAGTTAAGCAATGAAACGGCCATTGAGTTGGCATGTGCCTTTCACAGGAGCCCAGATTTTAAAGCCAATCCCAGCAGGAACCCTGTACCAGCCTCTATGTGCCCAGGAGTGGGAAAGGTACTACTTCCTTGCCCTCTGACTTCTCACGAACCAGAACGAATTTGTATACCCATTCCAAATCCAGCCTCATATCCCACAAATGGACCTCAATGTTATAATTGCTCGGAATGGGGTCACATTGCACGGTTCTGTCCACAAAAAAAGGATGTAGAAGAGCCAATGGAAATCGGGGTCACTAAAGGAAGGGTATTCTGGGCCGGGGAGACCAAACTCACATATACTCTACCCATCCTTTTGAACGGGCAGGAGAAAGTAGCTCTGGTTGATTCGGGTTGCAGTCAGAGTGTGATAAGACAAGATCTGGTGAGCCCAAGACAAACCGTGCCCCAGGCCCATGTGTTAATCGCCTGTGTCCATGGAGACCAATCCTATTATCCTGTCGCTATGATCAAGTTTCAGTGGAGGGGCGAGGAGGAACCTCTCAGGGTCAGGGTGTCACCGCATCTCGAAGAAGACATTATCATTGGGACTGATTATACAGCCTTCACACGATTGTTGAGTAAAGCTGGGGAGGAACACACCATGAGGAAATGGTGGGAAGAAATACCCTATGATACGGAGATAGCCGAAACTCGTCCTGTCAAACCCCACTTAAGTAGAAGACAGAAAAGAAATCAGAGACAATTACACTGGGAAGAGAACTGTGGGAACAGTGATGAACCAGAAGTCACAGGAAAG GTGCTACATTCTCCAGGCCGGGCCATGGTCAATGCGGTTTTTCTCTCCCGGCATCCCGTTCCAGAGCGTCATCtgcagacgctctctagggggagtgtttgtgatgggtctttccgatccgacccacactttccccggacttgtgctgactctACCTTTGTCGCACCGGAAGTAACCCAGGATAGCAGCGCTGGCATTGGATGCCTGACAACACCGCGGGACCTGAGGGGATTTAAAAGACGGCTTCCTCCCCTTGCAGGGGAGCGCGCCGGGAATAGGAGCTGGAAGGCACCGGAGTTCCTGGACACAGAAGAACAGACGACTGAAGAAGACGCCGAGATCAGAAAGGAAGAAGCTGCTCCTTGGAGGAGCGGAACGCCGCCGGAATCGGAGCCAACAGAAACCCTTGAAGACGTCCGCTGA